Proteins from one Malaya genurostris strain Urasoe2022 chromosome 2, Malgen_1.1, whole genome shotgun sequence genomic window:
- the LOC131432970 gene encoding uncharacterized protein LOC131432970 isoform X1: MNMIKSSSPIPNIVKDHTLLNYMLEEAGLSKIESEPVLEHEIHEEIVAEYVISNNASDRIKTANANAFDRPETGWMEPAVRTLISMVDKIGPIVGKVPQFRTKMKMWKEIQNRLHNDGYSFTIKQISNKFSSLKRGYAPVKRHSIKKQTRRSHPYESEFNEIIENHEIKADNERCSFQSATVNSEADDSDNSDVKHSIVETYLTDQDRNSATTDKTINGVPNFRAEVMAELRSIREESVQFHSRVLNILETTENKKIKLMEERNVLLKRLLDKF, translated from the exons atgaacatgataaaatcatcgAGCCCTATACCGAATATTGTAAAag ATCACACGTTATTGAATTACATGTTGGAGGAGGCAGGTTTATCCAAAATTGAATCAGAACCTGTATTAGAACATGAGATACATGAAGAAATTGTAGCAGAATATGTGATCAGTAACAATGCATCGGATAGAATCAAaactgctaatgctaatgcattTGATAGGCCTGAAACCGGTTGGATGGAACCAGCTGTTCGAACATTGATTTCAATGGTGGACAAGATTGGTCCAATAGTAGGGAAGGTGCCACAATTCAGAACTAAAATGAAAATGTGGAAAGAAATACAAAACCGTCTTCATAATGACGGTTATTCGTTTACGATtaaacaaatatcgaataaattttcttccCTAAAGCGTGGGTACGCGCCAGTCAAGCGACATAGTATCAAAAAACAAACTCGTCGATCGCATCCTTACGAAAG TGAATTTAACGAAATTATCGAGAATCACGAAATTAAGGCAGACAATGAAAGGTGCAGCTTCCAGAGCGCGACCGTGAATAGTGAAGCAGACGATTCAGATAATTCCGACGTCAAACACAGTATAGTTGAAACATATTTAACAGATCAGGATCGTAACTCAGCAACTACAGATAAAACCATCAATGGAGTCCCAAATTTCCGAGCAGAAGTTATGGCAGAATTGCGATCGATTCGAGAAGAAAGTGTACAGTTTCACAGTCGTGTTCTaaatattttagaaactacCGAAAACAAAAAGATTAAATTAATGGAAGAGAGAAATGTTCTGCTTAAACGGCTTCTGGATAAGTTTTAG
- the LOC131432967 gene encoding uncharacterized protein LOC131432967 — protein MHHNRSTVEKQRVVQFIAIEGSNSYEEEPPGVVELIKMQEERKELVKLMLDLVPRKMIAKKRRLSDGPDDFVDNVVPAYTDEEFLQHFRINRKLFHNLEALFENSEIYSVLREDKRMSAAKHLLMFLWFAGNSSCDFRDLSQRFRASISSVSRTIKRVIYFLTDLSQFVIKWHTQNEITRAAEYYQNLNGFPNVIGAVGAIHIPVEVSKHDKMTYSSAKGQTTIILQAICNERRKFLDISVGSPGPTHKSLVFAESGIYTKLPEYCQNYILLADTSYPLSNNVLTPYKQNGCLTPAQILYNQKLEECRISIDHALNALKQRFRQLNHIKLRGLEKMTNFVRACCVLYNLCKEDEFYVELPISDDKANRKRSNQKICVVPDSSYGSIFRERMCDYIYTT, from the exons ATGCATCACAATAGATCCACTGTTGAGAAACAGCGAGTTGTTCAATTTATCGCTATAGAGGGTAGCAACAGCTACGAGGAAGAACCGCCTGGTGTTGTAGAGTTGATCAAAATGCAGGAAGAACGAAAAGAATTGGTCAAGTTGATGTTAGATCTAGTTCCGAGGAAAATGATTGCAAAGAAAAGGCGTCTCTCAGATGGACCTGACGACTTCGTAGATAACGTTGTACCCGCTTACACGGACGAAGAATTTCTGCAGCATTTTAGAATCAATCGTAAACTATTTCATAATTTGGAGGCATTATTCGAGAATAGCGAAATATACAGTGTGTTACGGGAGGACAAACGCATGTCGGCCGCAAAGCATTTGctaatgtttctatggtttgCTGGTAATTCGTCCTGTGATTTTCGAGACCTGTCGCAACGTTTTCGGGCGTCAATTTCCAGCGTTAGTCGAACTATCAAACGAGTTATCTATTTTCTAACCGATTTGTCTCAGTTCGTAATTAAATGGCACACACAGAATGAAATTACACGCGCAGCGGAGTATTATCAAAATTTAAATGGTTTCCCAAacgttatcg GTGCAGTTGGTGCGATTCACATTCCAGTGGAAGTGTCGAAACACGATAAAATGACCTATTCCAGTGCAAAAGGACAGACCACAATTATTCTGCAAGCCATTTGTAATGAACGAAGGAAATTTCTCGATATTTCAGTTGGTTCTCCTGGACCAACCCACAAAAGCTTAGTGTTTGCTGAATCAGGAATATACACTAAACTACCAGAGTACTGCCAAA ATTATATTTTACTGGCTGACACGTCGTATCCGTTGAGCAACAATGTATTGACACCGTACAAACAAAACGGTTGCCTGACTCCAGCCCAGATTTTATACAATCAGAAGCTGGAAGAATGTCGTATTTCCATCGATCATGCACTAAATGCACTCAAACAGAGATTCCGCCAGCTCAATCACATCAAACTGCGAGGTCTGGAAAAGATGACCAATTTCGTGAGAGCGTGTTGCGTTCTTTATAATCTTTGCAAAGAGGACGAGTTCTACGTCGAACTACCTATTTCAGACGATAAAGCAAATAGAAAACGTAGTAATCAAAAAATCTGCGTTGTACCAGACAGTAGCTACGGCAGTATTTTTCGAGAAAGGATGTGTGATTATATTTATACGACTTAG
- the LOC131432970 gene encoding uncharacterized protein LOC131432970 isoform X2: protein MLEEAGLSKIESEPVLEHEIHEEIVAEYVISNNASDRIKTANANAFDRPETGWMEPAVRTLISMVDKIGPIVGKVPQFRTKMKMWKEIQNRLHNDGYSFTIKQISNKFSSLKRGYAPVKRHSIKKQTRRSHPYESEFNEIIENHEIKADNERCSFQSATVNSEADDSDNSDVKHSIVETYLTDQDRNSATTDKTINGVPNFRAEVMAELRSIREESVQFHSRVLNILETTENKKIKLMEERNVLLKRLLDKF, encoded by the exons ATGTTGGAGGAGGCAGGTTTATCCAAAATTGAATCAGAACCTGTATTAGAACATGAGATACATGAAGAAATTGTAGCAGAATATGTGATCAGTAACAATGCATCGGATAGAATCAAaactgctaatgctaatgcattTGATAGGCCTGAAACCGGTTGGATGGAACCAGCTGTTCGAACATTGATTTCAATGGTGGACAAGATTGGTCCAATAGTAGGGAAGGTGCCACAATTCAGAACTAAAATGAAAATGTGGAAAGAAATACAAAACCGTCTTCATAATGACGGTTATTCGTTTACGATtaaacaaatatcgaataaattttcttccCTAAAGCGTGGGTACGCGCCAGTCAAGCGACATAGTATCAAAAAACAAACTCGTCGATCGCATCCTTACGAAAG TGAATTTAACGAAATTATCGAGAATCACGAAATTAAGGCAGACAATGAAAGGTGCAGCTTCCAGAGCGCGACCGTGAATAGTGAAGCAGACGATTCAGATAATTCCGACGTCAAACACAGTATAGTTGAAACATATTTAACAGATCAGGATCGTAACTCAGCAACTACAGATAAAACCATCAATGGAGTCCCAAATTTCCGAGCAGAAGTTATGGCAGAATTGCGATCGATTCGAGAAGAAAGTGTACAGTTTCACAGTCGTGTTCTaaatattttagaaactacCGAAAACAAAAAGATTAAATTAATGGAAGAGAGAAATGTTCTGCTTAAACGGCTTCTGGATAAGTTTTAG